One genomic window of Nakamurella panacisegetis includes the following:
- a CDS encoding DEAD/DEAH box helicase family protein — MTPTPRSLRSLLFADRYRSDKEDVVANFYVPAFSVATTYSRAVGYFTSTSLALFARGIAEFAERGGTMRLVASPQLNEDDIVDMERGYDVREIVERATLRELDRDSPDAVLDGLGLLGRLIAEARLDVKLAFVEQEGRVGIYHEKIGIFRDGSGDLIAFTGSSNETYGGLMANFESVEVYRGWVPGDGKRALRMETDFQALWADQTPHLTVERFPDVARERLINLGNNRPQRPLPGRDDALTPPKTVTTGPARLALPEGLKVRDYQRQAVEAWFRQQGRGIIKMATGTGKTKTAMIATTKLAEVLHQREQPLVLLILAPLTHLVDQWITEVEGFGVRPVAVYESSQKWLATVEEQLAAARMGQRSVVALVATNASFAGEKFQSVLSRISLPILVIADEAHNLGSSTYRSLLPSNATYRLALSATPERWFDDDGTDALVNYFGPIAFELGIGKAIEMGALCRYVYVPRLIELNHTETTLYADLSARIARLAVGNSLDDIDPNSPLGFLLRQRAGVLGHAAGKLSILTADLKARRDEWFQLIYCAEGRRPSEPADPPGPKQIDEVMNLVGNELHLSAHSYVSETPRAERSVLLRRFASGDSLRALVAMRCLDEGVDIPDARVGYLLASSSNPRQFIQRRGRLLRPAEGKERAEIIDYLAVPPSGLPTNFNVERALLVRELERANEFGRLSENYATTLQVLRPLKERYQLMNM, encoded by the coding sequence CATTCTCGGTCGCAACTACCTACAGCCGGGCAGTCGGCTACTTCACTTCGACCAGCCTTGCGCTGTTTGCCCGAGGTATCGCCGAATTCGCCGAGCGAGGCGGTACAATGCGGCTGGTCGCTTCCCCGCAGCTGAACGAGGATGACATTGTCGATATGGAGCGCGGCTACGACGTACGCGAGATCGTTGAGCGAGCCACACTCCGTGAACTCGATCGGGACTCACCAGACGCCGTGCTCGACGGGCTGGGGTTGCTCGGTCGGCTAATTGCTGAGGCGCGGTTAGACGTCAAGCTAGCATTCGTTGAACAAGAGGGACGCGTCGGTATCTATCATGAGAAAATCGGTATCTTCCGGGACGGGTCCGGCGACCTAATTGCGTTTACCGGTAGTAGCAACGAGACATACGGTGGCCTGATGGCCAACTTTGAGTCGGTCGAGGTGTATCGCGGCTGGGTTCCCGGTGACGGGAAGCGCGCTTTACGGATGGAGACCGACTTTCAAGCCCTATGGGCGGACCAGACGCCGCATCTGACCGTCGAGCGCTTTCCGGATGTCGCTCGTGAACGTCTGATCAACCTGGGCAACAACCGACCGCAGCGACCACTGCCCGGCCGCGATGACGCCCTTACACCCCCCAAGACCGTCACAACAGGGCCGGCACGCCTAGCGTTGCCCGAGGGGTTGAAAGTTCGCGATTACCAGCGCCAAGCGGTCGAAGCGTGGTTCAGGCAGCAGGGTCGAGGCATCATTAAGATGGCCACCGGGACTGGCAAGACAAAGACTGCTATGATAGCGACGACTAAGCTGGCAGAAGTGTTGCATCAGCGCGAGCAGCCCTTGGTCTTGCTTATCCTGGCGCCGCTCACCCACCTTGTTGATCAGTGGATTACCGAGGTTGAAGGCTTTGGGGTGCGCCCCGTCGCGGTCTATGAGTCGAGCCAGAAATGGCTTGCAACTGTAGAGGAGCAGCTGGCCGCGGCTCGGATGGGGCAGCGTTCCGTCGTGGCATTGGTCGCGACCAATGCATCGTTCGCTGGTGAAAAATTTCAATCGGTTCTTTCTAGAATTTCCTTACCGATTCTCGTCATTGCGGACGAGGCACATAATTTAGGGTCATCCACCTATCGTTCATTACTACCATCAAACGCAACATACAGGTTGGCCCTGTCAGCTACACCCGAGCGATGGTTCGACGACGACGGTACTGACGCACTCGTCAATTACTTCGGCCCGATTGCGTTCGAACTCGGTATCGGGAAGGCCATTGAGATGGGCGCGCTCTGCAGATATGTGTACGTTCCACGCCTCATCGAACTTAACCACACTGAGACAACCCTCTATGCAGACCTATCGGCCCGAATTGCTCGGCTCGCTGTTGGTAATAGCCTGGACGACATCGATCCAAACTCACCACTCGGGTTTCTCCTCCGGCAACGAGCGGGCGTCCTCGGGCACGCAGCAGGGAAACTATCTATACTGACGGCTGACCTCAAAGCACGCCGGGACGAGTGGTTCCAGTTAATTTACTGCGCCGAAGGTCGACGACCGAGCGAGCCCGCTGACCCTCCTGGTCCCAAGCAAATCGATGAAGTAATGAACCTCGTTGGTAACGAGTTGCACTTGTCCGCCCATTCTTACGTGTCCGAGACGCCTCGCGCCGAACGGAGCGTCCTGTTGCGCCGATTTGCGTCTGGCGACAGCCTCCGTGCACTCGTTGCGATGCGTTGCCTCGACGAAGGAGTCGACATCCCTGATGCACGAGTCGGGTACCTGCTTGCGAGCAGCAGCAACCCACGCCAATTCATCCAGCGCCGCGGTCGTCTCCTGCGTCCAGCTGAAGGCAAGGAACGAGCGGAGATTATCGACTACCTGGCGGTTCCCCCAAGCGGGCTGCCAACGAACTTCAACGTCGAGCGGGCTTTGCTCGTACGCGAGCTCGAACGAGCTAACGAGTTCGGCAGGCTATCGGAAAACTATGCGACTACACTACAAGTACTGCGCCCACTGAAAGAGCGCTACCAACTTATGAATATGTGA
- a CDS encoding AAA family ATPase, which yields MKLQSITLTNFRQFQGIQSINLTSDAIKPVTLLFGANGAGKTTLLNAFTWGLYGSMSDDVEQQDRMITDTVWRGLPMGQSADVAVEICFAHEGQDYRLHRGATLRKVGDEQGRLSPQLQLWTTQADGSSEASHAPQETVLSILPVGVSRFFFFNGERIENLVKKGAYAEVQKDIKVLLDLEQVERAISHLPKVNRKLTAELAKHGGATLSAIQDGIDKLTDRQSKSKDELKVIEADLATLAEERDATTELLRQHAEAAPIQAERDAVSTELGEAKNSRDAAVAEQATLVATKGFQAFTEELGDKTRGVADNLYEKGALPAPLKREFVDQLLDDGACICGTQLVEHSDPWEHVKEWRQRAGLQAVETAWQQLSGQIALLADARSGLRDALAMLMGRVQTERDRVARLEARKSEIDGKLRDSRLEGVQDLETKRMDLEGRIAVKNQRKGSLETELANIAKEIEHRTKERSRAQVTDELASKARSRSDLVQYVKKALEDILSIREEDMRLRLDAELKAVFKSITHQAHVPTLSEGFELTLHKDVNGVQLQVPKSTGENQILSLSFVAAVSKIAREVRKGRRAEGASAADAGTFPIVMDAAFGSLDQDYQEAVSRALAKMAPQLVVLVSKSQGLGKVVKELLPYVSHLGVIETHTTAEGNVSDDIELEGMSYPYIRSADTDHSELKVIK from the coding sequence GTGAAACTCCAGTCAATTACTCTAACAAACTTCCGGCAGTTCCAAGGCATCCAATCTATTAACTTGACATCAGACGCTATCAAACCGGTGACGCTACTGTTCGGGGCGAATGGCGCAGGCAAAACGACCTTACTCAACGCCTTTACTTGGGGACTGTATGGCAGCATGTCGGACGACGTCGAGCAGCAAGACCGCATGATTACCGACACAGTGTGGCGCGGTCTGCCGATGGGTCAGTCGGCCGACGTCGCTGTTGAGATTTGTTTCGCCCACGAAGGTCAAGACTATCGCCTGCACCGCGGTGCCACGCTGCGTAAAGTAGGCGACGAACAGGGCCGGTTGTCGCCCCAGCTGCAGCTATGGACGACCCAGGCAGACGGATCCTCAGAAGCAAGTCACGCTCCACAGGAAACTGTCCTAAGCATTTTACCAGTAGGGGTGAGCCGCTTCTTCTTCTTCAATGGCGAGCGAATCGAGAACCTTGTCAAGAAGGGTGCATACGCCGAAGTTCAGAAAGACATCAAAGTACTACTGGACCTTGAGCAGGTTGAACGCGCGATTTCGCATCTGCCGAAGGTGAATCGAAAGTTGACGGCCGAGCTTGCAAAGCACGGCGGTGCAACGTTAAGCGCGATTCAAGATGGCATCGATAAGCTAACTGATCGCCAGTCGAAGTCCAAGGACGAGCTTAAGGTCATCGAAGCAGATCTGGCAACCCTAGCCGAGGAGCGGGATGCAACCACAGAGCTGTTGCGGCAGCACGCTGAGGCGGCACCGATTCAGGCTGAACGTGATGCAGTCTCAACCGAACTCGGTGAAGCCAAGAACTCGCGGGATGCGGCAGTTGCTGAACAGGCCACATTAGTCGCAACTAAGGGGTTCCAGGCGTTTACTGAAGAACTGGGCGACAAGACGAGAGGCGTGGCAGACAATCTGTACGAAAAAGGGGCGTTGCCAGCTCCGTTGAAACGCGAGTTCGTTGATCAATTGCTCGACGACGGTGCTTGTATATGCGGTACGCAGTTGGTTGAGCATTCCGATCCGTGGGAACACGTCAAGGAATGGCGCCAACGAGCCGGACTTCAGGCCGTCGAGACCGCGTGGCAGCAACTCAGTGGACAGATTGCGCTACTCGCAGATGCACGTAGTGGGCTGCGAGATGCGCTGGCAATGCTTATGGGCCGAGTCCAAACCGAGCGCGACCGCGTGGCCCGACTCGAAGCCCGCAAGTCGGAGATCGATGGCAAACTTAGGGATAGCCGACTGGAGGGCGTGCAAGACTTGGAAACCAAACGCATGGACCTTGAAGGCAGAATCGCCGTCAAGAACCAGCGCAAGGGCTCACTTGAAACCGAGCTCGCCAACATCGCCAAAGAAATCGAACACAGGACGAAGGAACGGTCACGCGCTCAGGTTACTGACGAACTGGCCTCGAAGGCTCGGTCTCGGTCGGATCTCGTGCAATACGTCAAGAAGGCGCTTGAGGACATTTTATCGATTCGGGAGGAGGATATGCGCCTTCGGCTCGATGCTGAGCTAAAAGCGGTTTTCAAGAGCATCACGCACCAGGCACACGTCCCGACGCTTAGTGAAGGGTTCGAGCTTACGCTGCACAAGGATGTCAATGGTGTCCAATTGCAAGTTCCGAAGTCGACTGGTGAAAACCAGATTCTTAGCCTGAGCTTTGTAGCGGCTGTATCCAAGATTGCCCGCGAGGTTCGCAAGGGCCGTCGCGCGGAAGGGGCGTCGGCGGCAGACGCAGGTACGTTCCCGATTGTCATGGACGCTGCGTTCGGATCTCTTGACCAGGACTATCAGGAGGCCGTCTCACGAGCGCTTGCGAAGATGGCGCCTCAGCTCGTGGTGCTGGTAAGCAAGAGTCAAGGACTCGGCAAAGTTGTCAAAGAGCTGCTTCCATACGTCAGCCACCTAGGGGTTATTGAGACCCATACCACGGCCGAAGGAAACGTTTCTGATGACATCGAGCTGGAGGGTATGTCTTACCCGTACATCCGTTCTGCCGATACCGATCACTCCGAGCTGAAAGTAATCAAATGA